From Aptenodytes patagonicus chromosome 1, bAptPat1.pri.cur, whole genome shotgun sequence, one genomic window encodes:
- the SLN gene encoding sarcolipin, with protein MERSTQELFLNFMIVLITVLLMWLLVKSYQE; from the coding sequence ATGGAGCGATCCACACAGGAACTTTTCCTCAACTTCATGATTGTCCTGATTACTGTATTGctcatgtggctccttgtgaagtcTTATCAGGAGTAA